In Dioscorea cayenensis subsp. rotundata cultivar TDr96_F1 unplaced genomic scaffold, TDr96_F1_v2_PseudoChromosome.rev07_lg8_w22 25.fasta BLBR01001193.1, whole genome shotgun sequence, a single genomic region encodes these proteins:
- the LOC120255779 gene encoding LOW QUALITY PROTEIN: tRNA-dihydrouridine(16/17) synthase [NAD(P)(+)]-like (The sequence of the model RefSeq protein was modified relative to this genomic sequence to represent the inferred CDS: inserted 2 bases in 1 codon) → MASRPVADEDPDELLCSEIEQTSLSESLSLLPSFLGRPLNGELHFERAWAHWLRLGAPKFIVAPMVDNSELPFRMLCRKYGAQAAYTPMLHSRIFSENEKYRKMEFTTCKEDRPLFVQFCANDPEVLLEAARFVEPYCDYVDLNLGCPQRIARRGNYGAFLMDNLPLIKSLVEKLASNLQVPVSCKIRVFPSLEKTISYARMLEEAGCSLLAVHGRTRDEKDGKKFRADWDAIKAVKGALRIPVLANGNIRHAEDVHSCLEHTGAEGVLSAESLLENPALFAGFRTAEWREDDDHTNNYEGXLDQTYLVDEYLKFCEQYPVPWRMIRSHVHKMLGDWFRVQPHVREELNKQSKLSFEWLHEMVDRLREHGEKIPLYQVEGTGTKILTANGFVASS, encoded by the exons ATGGCTTCCCGCCCCGTCGCCGACGAGGACCCCGACGAGCTCCTCTGCTCGGAGATCGAACAGACCTCCCTCTCCGAATCGCTATCTCTTCTGCCATCCTTTCTAGGTCGGCCTTTGAATGGGGAGCTTCATTTTGAGCGGGCTTGGGCGCATTGGTTGAGGCTGGGAGCGCCGAAGTTCATCGTTGCGCCGATGGTGGATAACTCCGAGCTGCCTTTCAGGATGCTTTGCCGGAAGTATGGTGCGCAGGCTGCCTATACTCCGATGCTTCATTCGCGGATTTTTTCGGAGAATGAGAAGTATCGGAAGATGGAATTCACTACTTGCAAG GAGGATCGCCCACTTTTTGTCCAATTTTGTGCAAATGACCCTGAAGTTTTGCTTGAAGCTGCTCGATTTGTGGAGCCATATTGTGACTATGTCGATTTAAATTTGGG CTGCCCACAGCGTATTGCCAGACGGGGAAATTATGGAGCTTTCTTAATGGATAACCTTCCTCTAATTAAGTCGCTTGTTGAGAAACTTGCCTCCAACCTTCAAGTTCCTGTTTCGTGTAAAATTCGGGTTTTCCCAAGTCTAGAAAAGACTATATCATATGCACGGATGCTTGAGGAAGCTGGTTGCTCTCTCTTAGCGGTTCATGGCCGTACTAGAGATGAGAAGGATGGGAAAAAATTTCGAGCCGACTGGGATGCTATAAAAGCTGTGAAAGGTGCTTTAAGAATTCCTGTCCTAGCAAATGGAAATATACGCCATGCAGAAGATGTTCATAGCTGTCTGGAGCACACAGGTGCTGAAGGTGTGCTTTCAGCTGAATCTCTTCTCGAGAATCCAGCACTCTTTGCTGGTTTTCGGACTGCTGAATGGAGAGAAGATGATGACCATACAAATAATTATGAGGG ATTGGACCAGACCTACCTTGTGGATGAATACCTGAAGTTCTGTGAGCAGTATCCAGTGCCATGGAGGATGATTCGTTCTCATGTGCACAAAATGTTGGGCGACTGGTTTCGTGTTCAGCCACATGTGAGAGAAGAACTCAACAAGCAGTCAAAACTATCCTTTGAATGGCTCCATGAAATGGTTGATAGACTTAGAGAACATGGTGAAAAGATTCCACTTTATCAAGTAGAAGGAACTGGCACCAAGATACTTACAGCAAATGGCTTTGTTGCCTCATCCTGA